The Danio aesculapii chromosome 22, fDanAes4.1, whole genome shotgun sequence genomic sequence actttagcaggCGGGCTTTATTTActatatagtgatcgctgattggttcctgtactagaaggcaggctttattcaccatatagtgatcgctgattggttcctgtactagaaggcgggctttattcaccatatagtgatcgctgattggttcctgtactagaaggcgggctttattcaccatatagtgatcgctgattggtttttgtactagaaggtggggcttcattcaccatactgacagttacacttttccccattcaaaagtatatgagtgacatgtcttgtgtatacTATAGTCTTTGGCTTAATTGtccgctgtgtatgtgtgtgaatgagtgtgtatggatgtttcccagttatgggttgcagctggaagggcacccactgcgtaaaacatgtgctggataagttggcggttcattccgctgtggcgaccccagattaataaataggCTAAgacataaagaaaatgaatgaatgaatgaacacaaaactgcactgaaaaaatggGTGTAGAAACAATTGCATACATTTCGTAAATTGCTCGTAATTTTCACAATTACAAATCAAAACAAGTATTTCATATGAACAtgacattttcatattttgtattttcatgTAAGATTTACATAGTCTTTGCTTTTATCGaccaactttaatgtaatatattttactaatgcatgtgcttgtgtttgtAGTTCCTGGATCTTCGTGTGGCTGTTCTGGGTAATGTGGACTCAGGAAAGTCGACTCTGCTGGGGGTTTTAACTCAAGGTGAGCTGGATAACGGACGTGGCAGAGCAAGACTCAACCTCTTCAGACACTTGCATGAGATTCAGACCGGACGGACATCCAGCATCAGTTTCGAGATCCTAGGCTTCAACAGCAAAGGAGAGGTCAGACAAATATTCCAGATCTTTCATTTTTGATCCGCTTTCAGTATGGAATTAATTTGGGATTTCAGCCAACAACCTTCTTCATGCTAACATGTaagttgtttttcatttttttaggttGTAAACTACAGCGACTCCCGAACAGCAGAGGAGATTTGTGAAAGCTCTTCCAAGATGATCACTTTTATTGATTTGGCTGGTCATTATAAGTACTTGAAGACCACCATATTTGGCCTGACGAGCTACTGCCCGGACTTTGCAATGCTGGTGGTGGGAGCCAATACTGGCATTGGTTGGTATTTATGAATATGCAtttacagtggagatcaaaatagGAGTACTCTTCATTGTTTAAACACTTAATGAATTTTATGTGTGGATACAACATGCTAGTTAAACAGTGTTTTGGAAAATAACAAATGGACTACatcaaaaactgccaaaaatgaTCGGCtgaaaattatgtttttgtttttttggcaaaACAGATGAAAATATGAGTTAAAAAAGGCAATGTAGCACTGTAATGCCCAGCAGTATTCAGTACGTTTTACTCTCCCTCCAGCTGTAGTCACTATGGGGTGTTAAGCGGCTTTCACACTGGACGCGGAAAGTGttgcgctatgaaacccattcatttcaatgcctTGGGCCATGCAATGTTGATTTGCTGCTGATCCAGCTTAATTGCTGAGCGCAGAATTAGATATCAGCAACAAATATTTCTGTAAGTTACAGCATCAtccaaaccatgacacttcctcCACCAACTTTTAGTGAATTTACATACTTTGGGTTGAGTTTTTCTCAGTTTTTTCTCCAGTTTGATTATGAACATACCAGTGTTAATATCGTCAATGTAAATAAACCATGAATTGTTGGTTGCCTATAGCTTGACACAAACATAAACTTGATAAATGTAGTTATAATCTGCTGCAATGAGCTGTTCATTCATGAAATGAGTGGATCTGAGCGCATACATGCAGTCACGTAACTAATGCAGCTGACCTGTCAAGTTTCGGTTTGTTTCAAGCTATTTACATTGACCAAATTCACACTGAAATATGCTGTTTCTTATTAGACCCAAATGAATAAATTTGACTTTTATAACTAAAGtgttttaggataacttcaaatagaACCAAGTGTAATGAAAACCCCACTCCCCTGATtttaaaaggtgctctagtgacagatgctaaGGGCCGCGGTCTTTATGCCAATGATATACAAAATAACTTTTTGGGAAATTTTGCAGAGCGATGTTGCTTGGCTATTTTCCCCATTAAGAATAGACAACAGTATTGTATCTGTAGCCCATTGCCCTAATTAGTTAGCCTGTGTCTCTCCTCATTGCCTATTATGGCATAATTACCCAAAGTTGCCcagcaacattgctcaaaaagttgccctgtgtatcatcagcactAGCCTCCTCGTTAGAGCAACCACCTCCCATGATAAGAATCATTTGTTCAATTTTAGTTTGGAGCGAGTGGGTGGTGTAGGACTAgtgggttacattggtgccgtgacccggatgggagtgaagTTTAGGGGGTCGAGTGTagaccagctagtgaagtgctgtacAGGTAGGACCGGTGGTGttggaccggtgggttacacaagCAGTGCTCTGAAAGTTAAGGGAAATTGTAGGTTGTGCtttaattttgatctccactctATATTGATTTAAAAGATGTGAATGTGATTTAAAAACTTCGATTGTTCAATTCCCCCAGCTGGCACAACTAGGGAGCACCTGGGTTTAGCGATGGCACTAAAGGTGCCCATTTTCATTGTGGTGAGTAAAGTGGACCTCTGTGGCAAAAGCACAGTGGAGAAAACGGTCCGTCAGCTAGAGAGAGTCCTCAAACAGCCCGGCTGTAACAAGATCCCCATGGTGGTGGCAAACCCTGATGATGCAGTCACCGCTGCACAGCAGTTCGCACAATCCTCCAGGTACATGTGTGCGAAACGACAGGTTATTATACACTTTTATTTCCTCCCTTTGAAGTACGCTTACAATCTTAGTAAGGATGTGCAGTTTTTATTGTCTATTATCAATTAtttcacacataaaaacacatctGATGGTTATGACATTGACTGTTCCTTGAAGCCTATTAAAATGCAGGGGGCCTAAATATATTACTTgcttatagttgttgtttttatattcatatatatataaactttttttttcttattgctTACCATGAGCCTTGTACCTTTAACACACAAATATGCAAACTACTTAAATACCCTATTAAGCAACCCAGCGCtaatagtttgtgtgtgtgtgtaatgatgtATCTACTTTCCCACAGCGTGACACCCATCTTCACACTCTCCAGCGTATCAGGGGAGAATCTGGACCTTCTGAAGGTCTTCTTCAACATTCTTCCTCCATTGAGCAACAGCAAAGAGCAAGAGGAGCTTATGCAGCAGCTCACAGAGTTCCAGGTACACACGCTCAACATTCATTCGACAACATTTAGTTATTGTCTCAATTCTAGCATCGCATTATGTGAAATCATTGTGTTCTTACAGGTTGATGAGATTTACAGTGTTCCTGATGTGGGGACGGTTGTTGGTGGAACTCTGTACAGGTCAGTCCaaatgtgtttgtctgtctggCTGTTTAATAACTCCCTAGAAACCACCTAGAAAAACCAAGAACCGGCCTGCAAAACCATCGACTCGGCACACAACAGCACCATAGCAAATGATCTCTGTAGCAAGTTTCTGGCAACCGTCTACCAAAGCACTTGCAACCACACTTTATGAAAGCATAGCAatcatcttagcaaccacataacaacgcCGTAACTCTTTTTCTGCACAATTGTGAGGACTaaatacctgtaaccatttacttttaTAGCAGGAAAAACAGATATTATAGAAGTCTAGGTTTACAGCTTGCTTTACTATACTGTATCTTCcattgtgttcaagagaagaaaagaaactcaaacatgtttgaaacaagttaagggtgagtaaatgatgacaaaattttcatgTTTAGGGGAACTATTTCTACTTATGTACAACTTAGCAATGCTTATGTATTGAAGTAACTGCTTAGCAACCCCtcaatgacgtataatgtctccgacaccacctgtagtcccatttagcaacttgatagccaccgtctttttaaagaagcgtaactgatttaaaaaaatcaagagtgtgatgtaactgatgtgttttatgtcatagaataaaacatgaaagtatcttgagtttgtgtcagCCAcggaccttatttaagcgatttaaccgaAATCCCATTCTAAAAATCTATTGACTCTGgaacgagggaaccggaactgttAAATTGCTAACTCACTTCCGTGTTTTTGAATACAAATGGActtcatagttcctccacttCATAGCTTAgcaataattcaaatcaattttGCAAGCATCCGGAACACATACAAGTTTTGTCTTATAATTATCAAATGCTTTCCAACACTTTAGGAACCTCTTTTAACCATCTTTAAAAGTGCTCACCATTATTCTGACAAATTCAGAGAACACCCTAGCCATGAAATTCCTGAAAACATCAAAATTATATTCTGTAAACATTGAGCCAAAAGCAATGTAATGAGGTAGttcataaactgtaaaaaaattaattgtgcaTCTCCACATCCTTCTATGGAACAAAAATAAAGCCAAAATATTCAAATTGGTCACAGTCATCTTGCACATATAACTTCACTGCATTAAAAATGATAGAAAATATGGATTTTGAGAAGTGTACTTTGTTTATAAGCTATACTGCAGGCAGACACCAGGGGGCGATCTAAATGTTTGGTTTAACTTTTCGGGCTGTGTGAAACACAGCTCATTTATAAGTCACTTCTAAACCAAACAACTTGAACCCCTTGTGAATTCTGCCTGGGAGAATATTTATACCTCTCTTGAAGTTCCCAATTACTCACAATCCAATTGAAATGATTGGATTTCTCCTGGAGAGAACCATTTGAGTTCATCAAACTGCAGTTAATGTGACTGCACCGTAAGGCATGTGTAACCTTCACACCTCAaggctttgaaaaaaaaaaaatcaatattcaaTTTGTCTCGACAAACTTCTCTTCTCAAGTTAATATGGGAATATGATATATGTTAATTGACTTTCCATTCACACGCAGCGGTGTGTGTCGTGAAGGAGATCGGCTAGTTGTTGGTCCCACTGATGATGGGAAGTTTCTGAGGCTGAAGGTGTGCAGTATTCATAGGAATCGCTCCGGCTGCCGCGTCCTGAGGGCCGGACAGGCCGCCACACTCGCACTTGGAAACTTTGATCGCTCGCTACTCCGAAAGGTCTGATcttaaaatgaccaaaaagtcTTTACATAGCCATGTCTTTGTGATGAGAGGAGTTTTAATaagcatttgtgtttttgtaGGGAATGGTCATGGTGAGTCCTAAAATGAACCCTACAATTTGCTGGCAGTTTGAGGCCGCCATTGTCCTCCTGTTCCACGCCAAGACTTTCCGCCGTGGTTTCCAGGTCACGGTGCACATAGGAAATGTCAGGCAGACCGCCACGGTGGAGTGCCTCCTTGGAAAGGTGGGGATTTGTTTCCTGACCTCAAAGAGATACTGTTTGGCCGTAATCATGTATTTACTAATAGgcatgtccagatccgatcacatgatcAAAAATCGTGCtcgatcacgcagtttcagatCGATCagaatcggatgttacctcccgatcaggacttgaatattcatgtatataaatatatagtctcgttattttttaacacatctatagttatgtggtggcacagagcTAGACTTCTtgcttgacttcacacagaaatagcaacgtgtgcagcatgacatcacttttgtTGATGGTATTGGtgaaatgccggcaaagtagaacacggaagcttCTTAAAGCGGAAATCGCGAGTATGTCTTCAATctagaggtattataaagttgatgaagatagcattgccatagcaaaccgtaagatatgtaaacttgggattgcctgccgggtattttaggttgaggtgctatttgtttttatatttactgttgcactaaagtccaagagtgaagaattgatgttatttattacttgattgttcaagctacctcacataagtgctttgtttgttaatAGAATTGTTGAATGTTacaataaggtgaattaaataaaaaataaggaacatcctggatctttTTCTTCACTctgctttattcttttttttaatgtattatagaagtatcagattggGTTTCAttatcagtagatactcaaaatcaaatgactctaaCTCGAGGgtaaaaaaacctgatcgggacatccctatttACTAACCTTGCTGATTTCATTACCTTTGTGTAAGAATCTGTTGCTGTGTGCATATCATCACAGTAATGTATCTGTGTTCGTCCTCCAGGAGGAGCTGCGGACCGGAGAGCGAGCCGTTGTTTGTTTCAGATTCTTGAAGCACCCTGAGTATTTGCGTGTGGGAGCTAAACTGCTCTTCAGAGAAGGGGTGACCAAAGGCATCGGACACGTGACGCACCTTCTACCCTCCACCCAGAACCTCGTGCCTGATCAGAACCACAACCAGAACCTCACTTAAACACGGCGGGAGTGACACCACAAATCGAAAAAGGACCCTTCCTGTTCTTGCCTTGAGTTTGCACCCCCTGGTTTTATTGTGCACTTTTCATTTCCACTCAGAGTGTAGATTTGCTTATATTAATTGCAAATTTGCCTGTGCGTAAGTGCTCTCGGTTCCTGTGACATTTGGAGGGTTGTGCTACAGTGATTTACCGATTAACGTCTGCTGTGTGTAATGAAGCTCGGAAACCTCTCCTGTTTTTGCACATGTGCGTGCTTCCCATTTTAAGACAAAGCCGGCTGACCTTCAGTGAAGCATGTGGGATTTTGGGTCGCTAAGTTGGGTATCTggagcagatttctccagcagCAACTCCTGGCTGCTTCAGAGAGATGCAATTATTTTAACAGcagttcttcttattattattcttcagaTCTTCTGTAGTATTTAATAAATGGTGTTGTCCCAGAAGAACTGGTGCACTTTAGATTTGTTTCATTCTGAGAAAGATTTGCACAGTAAAAATGTTAGTATAGCCCAAAGTACACTTTGTCTTTTGATGTGAATGCTTAACATAGGGGTGTTTATTCCTGTACCTGTAGGGCCAACatcttgcagagtttagcttgAACCAGATCTGACACACAGGACTAGAATGTTCTAAAGACCTAATTATTAGCTTGAACCAGATCCGACACACAGGACTAGAATGTTCTAAAGACCTAATTATTAGCTTGAACCAGATCCGACACACAGGACTAGAATGTTCTAAAGACCTAATTATTAGCTTGAACCAGATCCGACACAC encodes the following:
- the gtpbp2b gene encoding GTP-binding protein 2b, with protein sequence MDVQVANHCSIKSAAKPSSPQKAAESGTETAPKKKSRTRRGKRGKRRRGKKVNEPPPFLPPEAEEGNIEYKLKLVNPTQYRFEHLATQLKWRLQEGRGEAVYQIGVEDNGLLVGLTEEDMKASLKTLRRMAEKVGADITLLREREVDCDRARRKIAEVLVRKVPDDQQFLDLRVAVLGNVDSGKSTLLGVLTQGELDNGRGRARLNLFRHLHEIQTGRTSSISFEILGFNSKGEVVNYSDSRTAEEICESSSKMITFIDLAGHYKYLKTTIFGLTSYCPDFAMLVVGANTGIAGTTREHLGLAMALKVPIFIVVSKVDLCGKSTVEKTVRQLERVLKQPGCNKIPMVVANPDDAVTAAQQFAQSSSVTPIFTLSSVSGENLDLLKVFFNILPPLSNSKEQEELMQQLTEFQVDEIYSVPDVGTVVGGTLYSGVCREGDRLVVGPTDDGKFLRLKVCSIHRNRSGCRVLRAGQAATLALGNFDRSLLRKGMVMVSPKMNPTICWQFEAAIVLLFHAKTFRRGFQVTVHIGNVRQTATVECLLGKEELRTGERAVVCFRFLKHPEYLRVGAKLLFREGVTKGIGHVTHLLPSTQNLVPDQNHNQNLT